One genomic region from Campylobacter concisus encodes:
- the thiF gene encoding sulfur carrier protein ThiS adenylyltransferase ThiF, translated as MIEIVLNGTKFKVPAKSLSELKELALGDKESEIYKFLEKFNATKPDIFIVDGFAIKEDSELKDGSNVVFIRRGVMPEREVLRSMIASRNSPELNLALSKAVVGVAGLGGLGSNIALSLARVGVKKLVLADFDVVEPSNLNRQQYFVRHIGLKKTQALKELINDVNPFVEVETHDIFLDEKNVASVFGECEILCEAFDNVAGKAMILNEAGASLKYKKIIGASGMAGYFSSNLIKTMKFAKNVYLCGDLTNEAKIGQGLMAPRVAICANHEANLAIRLLMGLEA; from the coding sequence ATGATAGAGATAGTTTTAAATGGCACAAAATTTAAAGTGCCAGCAAAAAGCCTTAGCGAGCTAAAAGAGCTTGCTCTTGGCGATAAAGAGAGTGAAATTTATAAATTTTTAGAGAAATTTAACGCAACAAAGCCGGACATTTTTATCGTTGATGGCTTTGCTATAAAAGAAGATAGCGAGCTAAAAGATGGCTCAAATGTCGTATTTATAAGGCGTGGCGTGATGCCTGAGCGTGAAGTTTTACGCTCGATGATCGCTTCAAGAAACAGCCCTGAGCTAAATTTAGCCCTAAGTAAAGCCGTGGTCGGCGTGGCTGGACTTGGCGGACTTGGCTCAAATATCGCGCTAAGTCTTGCAAGAGTTGGCGTAAAAAAGCTAGTGCTTGCTGACTTTGACGTCGTTGAGCCAAGCAATCTAAACCGCCAGCAGTATTTCGTCCGCCACATCGGCTTAAAAAAGACGCAGGCGCTTAAAGAGCTGATAAATGACGTCAATCCCTTTGTCGAGGTCGAAACTCACGATATATTTTTGGATGAAAAAAACGTGGCTAGTGTCTTTGGCGAGTGCGAAATTTTATGCGAAGCCTTTGATAATGTAGCTGGCAAGGCGATGATACTAAACGAAGCAGGAGCTAGCTTAAAATATAAAAAGATCATCGGCGCCTCTGGCATGGCAGGATACTTTAGCTCAAATCTCATAAAAACCATGAAATTTGCCAAAAATGTCTATCTTTGTGGCGACCTCACAAACGAGGCGAAGATCGGTCAAGGGCTCATGGCGCCACGTGTTGCGATCTGCGCAAATCATGAGGCAAATTTAGCCATTAGACTACTTATGGGTTTGGAGGCGTAA
- the thiS gene encoding sulfur carrier protein ThiS codes for MIKFILNGKIFELENDMSVYDFLAQNGYELKFIALERDGEILPKKLWSEHFMSEAKAYEIVTLVGGG; via the coding sequence ATGATCAAATTTATACTAAATGGCAAAATTTTCGAGCTTGAAAACGATATGAGCGTTTATGATTTTTTAGCTCAAAATGGCTATGAGCTTAAATTTATAGCCCTTGAGCGAGACGGAGAAATTTTGCCAAAAAAGCTTTGGAGTGAGCACTTTATGAGCGAGGCCAAAGCTTATGAGATCGTCACTTTAGTTGGCGGTGGATGA